Sequence from the Ammospiza nelsoni isolate bAmmNel1 chromosome 7, bAmmNel1.pri, whole genome shotgun sequence genome:
AACGGCGGTGGGGGTCCCGTCGCTGCAGTCCCGTCCCGCGGGCGGCTGTTAGCGGCGGAGCGGGCTGCGGACGCTCTCGGGAGCGGGCAGTGGCCGCTGCCCTCGCCCGGGGCCGCAGCTTCTATATTTAGCGGCTCAGGAGTGGGCCGGGGCCGTGCCAGAAGGCGCAGCGCAGCGCTCTGCCCgccccagcgctgcccgggccctGCCGGGGAACCTGCCCCCGGctgccctcccttcctccccgtggctggggctgctcttggccctcCCGCAGCAAGAAGGAGCCCTTGTCCTCCCCGAGTGCTGCACCGGGGCACGGACCCCATCGCGGCTAAGGGCACTGTGCAGTCGGGGAATGCAGGAGTGAATTGCTCCAGGAGCTCGAGGCTGAGTCGGGGTGTCCTGCTCAGGGAGGCAGGGGTGCCGGGAGCAGTCAAACAGGGATGCTGGGACTAGCAGAGGCgggtgccagggacagcagaggagggatgcaggagtAGCGGAACAGGCCTGCACCTCCTGAATCGAGTGCGTGAGGCACATCTCCAGCTCACAGCCTGTTCCTCACGGAGCGCTTCTACCAACACGGGTTTTGCAGCACAGGGTTAAGACTGTGTAGCCCAGGGAATCTGTGCTGCCTCAGAAACTGCTGGTCTTCATTGCCAGCCCTTACCTGGCTGCCACCTACCACCCTTGTGTCCCCAAGGCCCCTGACCCCATGATACTGCTTatctggctctggagcagcaggcagaggggtTTGCCCATGTTGATTGCCCCTGATGGGTTAAATGTGTGTACCTGTCAGCTGAGCTCCTCACTGGACTGCTGTTGCacagggaaggggctgaggctgccagGGACCCCAGCAGAGTagctgagcctggctctgctcctcttACTGCTGGAGGACAGGCCCAGCCAGAGTCCATTGAACTGGTGGCCCCTAGTGAGGGCAGGGGCCAGAGGGATGCCAGATCTGGCTTTTGATCCAGCATGGTGCCTGTGCATGGCTGAGAGCAACGCCAGTTATGGGGAGTCCCTCAGGAGGTCACCCAAAGGAAAATGCCCTCTCTGGGACCACTGACCAGAGAAGGTCCGGTGTGGGTGACTGTGTGGCACTGGCACCAGCTAGAGCcctccctggagcaggcaggacagagctgtgccaggatgTGACCCTGCCTCCCCTCCGCAGCGCGAGTGCATCTCCGTGCACGTCGGCCAGGCCGGCGTCCAGATGGGCAACACGTGCTGGGAGCTGTACTGCCTGGAGCACGGCATCCAGCCTGACGGGCAGATGCCCAGCGACAAAACCATCGGCGGCGGGGATGACTCCTTCACCACCTTCTTCTGTGAGACTGGTGCTGGCAAGCATGTGCCACGGGCCATCTTCGTGGACCTGGAGCCCACCGTGATTGGTGAGGGCACCCCAACTGGGCTCTGATAGTGGTCATTATTTTGGGCAACAGCCCACTGCAGGACGCTCCTTGGAGTTCACACAGCCTGAGGTGCCCCAGGGGTGGGTAGCAGGCAGCTGGTACTCATGGTCTTCTGACAATATCCTGCACCGAGTTCGACCCGAGggccctttttttttccccaggagaaCCACAAACATGAGCACCTGCTTTTGTTCTTGAAGTGTCCTAGAGTCAGCGGTGCTTGTACCACATGTGCACAGAGAGAAACCAGCCCAACCGGCACGGCAGCTCCTGCTGCGCTGtgggcaggcagctcctgaaGGGTGGGAGAAGCTGAGCTGCGCAGGGAGGTGGCAGCCACCTCCTCATGCCAGAGAAACTTGATGCTGGCGTTGGCTCTGCTGACGTGTGGGTCCTTGGCCATGCCACGGGGGCAGGCGGAGCCAAGGGGAGGGATGGCTGCTAGCACCCACGTGTCTGCTTGGCGGCCGGCTCAAAGCAGCCGCCTCCCCTGGGCTCAACCTGCCCCTGTTCTCTCCTAGATGAGGTTCGGGGAGGAGTCTACCGGCAGCTCTTCCACCCCGAGCAGCTCATTACTGGCAAGGAGGATGCTGCCAACAACTACGCCCGTGGGCACTACACCATCGGCAAAGAGATCATTGATCAGGTGCTGGACAGGATCCGTAAGCTGGTGAGTGACTGCAGAGAGGGGATATGTCTCCCTGGACTGGGGTCCAGCATCCTGCTGGGGCTCAGAACACACTGCAAGCCATGCTGTGccctgggtgggatccacagCTGACCAGGGCAGGGATACACCAGGTCCTGAAGGGACTTGTGGACAGCCGGACTGTCACAAGAAATGTATCTCAGAGTAATCTCTCGTCATCTCTCCACAGGCTGACCAGTGCACAGGcctccagggcttcctggtgtttCACAGTTTTGGAGGTGGCACCGGCTCTGGATTCACATCCCTGTTGATGGAGCGACTCTCCGTTGATTACGGCAAGAAATCCAAGCTGGAATTCTCCATCTACCCAGCACCACAAGTTTCCACTGCTGTGGTGGAGCCCTACAACTCCATTCTCACCACCCACACTACACTGGAGCACTCGGACTGTGCTTTCATGGTGGACAACGAGGCCATCTACGACATCTGCCGCCGCAACCTGGACATCGAGCGCCCAACCTACACCAACTTGAACAGACTCATCAGTCAGATTGTCTCTTCCATCACAGCGTCACTACGGTTTGATGGAGCCCTGAATGTGGATCTGACCGAGTTCCAGACCAACCTGGTGCCCTACCCTCGCATTCACTTCCCCCTGGCCACCTATGCCCCTGTCATCTCCGCAGAGAAGGCTTATCACGAGCAGCTGTCAGTCGCTGAAATCACCAACTCGTGCTTCGAGCCGGCTAACCAGATGGTGAAGTGTGACCCTCGCCATGGCAAGTACATGGCGTGCTGCCTGCTGTACCGCGGGGACGTGGTGCCCAAGGACGTCAACGCCGCCATCGCCACCATCAAGACCAAGCGCAGCATCCAGTTTGTGGACTGGTGCCCCACGGGCTTCAAGGTGGGCATCAACTACCAGCCCCCCACGGTGGTGCCAGGGGGGGACCTGGCCAAGGTGCAGCGCGCCGTCTGCATGCTCAGCAACACCACGGCCATCGCCGAGGCCTGGGCTCGCCTGGACCACAAGTTTGACCTGATGTACGCCAAGCGCGCCTTCGTGCACTGGTACGTGGGCGAGGGCATGGAGGAAGGGGAGTTCTCTGAGGCACGGGAAGACATGGCCGCTCTGGAGAAGGATTACGAGGAAGTGGGCCTGGACTCCTACGAGGATGAAGAAGAGGGTGAGGAGTAAAGAAGCCTCAGCCAAAAAAGGACCACGCTCCTTCCCTGTGTTACCTGCAaaccctttgcaataaaccgtTTCAGAGCCTCTGTGTCTCCCAGTATCCCCCCAGCTGTATCGGTTTCTTGCCAGGTCAGGTGTGTGGTGAGTGCTTCAGCCCTGCTACTGGTGCTGCTATGCTTCCTCCCAGTGCTCTACTCCAGCTCCAGCTTGCTACCTGTGCAGGTAAGAGCCCTGGGGTCTAGTCCCTGGTGCCCTGGCACACATCCCACCCCACTCGTTGCTCCAGCCAGGGGTGGGAACTGCTTCCTCTTGTGATATATGGCCCCGCATTGTATCCTGGAGCTCAGGAGAGCAGATTTAGTCTGAGCAAGAAAAGAACGGCAGCTTTTAGGTCTTCTCCTCAAGTGCAGCCCAAGGGTAGGTGGGCTTGCCTGGAAAGATAGTGGTTGAAGCAGTGGGAGCAGtgcagccctgcccctgtggTCACCATCCAGGGCGAGGAGTGTGCCCGGTCTCTGGTGCAGTGGGTGCACCCTGCAATGGCACCCAGCATGGCCGGACCCTGCGGCTGCTGTACTGCTGTGTGCGGTGAGAGGATTAAAGGAGGGCAATGCTCCCTGTCAAACTGCTTGTCTGCATCTCATTTTTTACCCCCTCTCTGTGGGTAGCCCACCTGCTGGAGCCCCAGTGAGCCCCTCTAGCCAAGGCTCccccctgggctggggatgtTCTCAGTGTTGGGGTGGTTGTGCTGTCCCCATGCTCTGCATACCcccaccagagcagagctgctgctcctgcctcccaaGGTCCGGCAGCTTCCCAGTCTGGGCATCTCCCTCCCTCTTCATGGGCAGCAGAGTTCTGCCTGTACCCGTGCcgctgcctgcctgcctttgCTGATCCCTGTCccgcagtgcccagctctggaggTTCTGAACAGCAGTGTCTGGCTCCAGCTGCAGTTGTGTTAGCTCCCAATAGGAGCATTCTGGGGCCAGGGATTAACTTTCCCTGCTTACTGCTAATGCTCTGGCTATGCTGCCCCGGCTGGCCTCCGCTGCCCTTCGCCTCCAGCAACGCTTGGCTGCCTAACCCAGACAGGCCTGCTCTTCCCATGGCCCGGCAGaacccctccctgcagacagggacacagccacagctctgcaagAACATACTTTACTTCAAACACAAGGCAACATCGGTGCCAGGAGCAATGGCAGGGTGGGCactccctctgcctccctccagCACGGCACCGGGGTCCGGCCCGCAGCTCTGCTCCGGGCAGCAGCAACCTTcctggggcacagagctgcaggacagcGGCTCCATCCCCAGGAGGGGTCCCACAACATCTTCTTCTGCAACccccagggaaggcagcagttGGCAAGGGACCCATGTTTAGCAGCAGATCACATGTCCACAGGTCAGGGGCACAGACCAAGGCCCAGGCAGCAACATCCAGGGCACAGAACACTCCAAATCCAACACACCTCCGGCAGCTCTCCCCCAGGGCATCAATCCACTGTGCAACAggtctgcagggcagcagggattagggcagctgcttttcccctgGCTCAGCCTCAGGATGTGTCATCACTGGAAGGGGATGGGCTCAGATCTGTGTGGTGTCCTGCCCTgatggtgctgcctgcagcccctccagctgGTGGATGATTTCATTTATGCTGGGTCTCTCCTGGGGGTTCACTGTCATCAT
This genomic interval carries:
- the LOC132075733 gene encoding tubulin alpha-5 chain — encoded protein: MRECISVHVGQAGVQMGNTCWELYCLEHGIQPDGQMPSDKTIGGGDDSFTTFFCETGAGKHVPRAIFVDLEPTVIDEVRGGVYRQLFHPEQLITGKEDAANNYARGHYTIGKEIIDQVLDRIRKLADQCTGLQGFLVFHSFGGGTGSGFTSLLMERLSVDYGKKSKLEFSIYPAPQVSTAVVEPYNSILTTHTTLEHSDCAFMVDNEAIYDICRRNLDIERPTYTNLNRLISQIVSSITASLRFDGALNVDLTEFQTNLVPYPRIHFPLATYAPVISAEKAYHEQLSVAEITNSCFEPANQMVKCDPRHGKYMACCLLYRGDVVPKDVNAAIATIKTKRSIQFVDWCPTGFKVGINYQPPTVVPGGDLAKVQRAVCMLSNTTAIAEAWARLDHKFDLMYAKRAFVHWYVGEGMEEGEFSEAREDMAALEKDYEEVGLDSYEDEEEGEE